A single region of the Opitutus sp. genome encodes:
- the nuoL gene encoding NADH-quinone oxidoreductase subunit L → MTLTAQHLWLIPALPLFVAAIGAFSRHRGIALAAIFAMAGSCVLSCLALAGALQNPATHAVFNFAWFDLGASTLRLGFLLDPLTALMCVMVTFVGTLIFTFSLGYMKEDKNFSRFFCFLSFFAAAMLGLLIANSLLLLFICWELVGLASYLLIGFWFHKPSAAAAAKKAFLTTRIGDLGLLLGLLWLSEAGGSLLFFDNGHGALETATLAALSGKTLACCGLALSTAIGLLIFCGAIGKSGQFPLHVWLPDAMEGPTPVSSLIHAATMVAAGVFLVARVYPLMSADAVLAAVPVHALTVVAFIGAITALMGALIACAQNDIKRVLAFSTVSQLGYMMLALGVGSWTAAIFHLLTHAFFKALLFLGAGSVIHAAHHEQDIRQLGGLRTRLKITFATFAVGMMALSGVPFLFSGFWSKEGILHAAHGWHVSHMPLYAALAAVVLTAFYMTRLVAETFFGKPRSHAADHAHENSAVMTVPLILLAVCAVLLGFLGTPAYPWLQATLAGEAVHADFGHLLEGGGLMALSIGLVGSGLGLGWWLYGTKLRQTAEAHDPLSTAAPSVMAALANRLGFDELYAATVGRLNDLLAAFAQKLDRYVIGGLVNFVAQLGLFSGSVNRQFDEDNLNGGFDAASDGIRGTGRVYAKAQTGEAHGYLRVIAVAFIVLVLVLSLSLGGAR, encoded by the coding sequence ATGACCCTTACCGCCCAACACCTCTGGCTGATCCCCGCCTTGCCGCTTTTCGTCGCCGCCATCGGCGCGTTTTCCCGTCACCGGGGCATCGCGCTCGCCGCGATCTTCGCCATGGCAGGCTCCTGCGTGCTGTCGTGCCTGGCGCTCGCCGGCGCTTTGCAAAACCCCGCCACCCACGCGGTGTTTAACTTCGCCTGGTTCGACCTCGGCGCCAGCACGCTCCGCCTCGGTTTCCTGCTGGATCCGCTCACCGCTCTCATGTGCGTGATGGTTACCTTCGTCGGCACGCTGATTTTCACCTTCAGCCTCGGCTACATGAAGGAGGATAAAAACTTCTCCCGTTTCTTCTGTTTCCTGAGCTTTTTCGCGGCTGCGATGCTCGGGCTGCTGATCGCCAATAGCCTGCTGCTGCTGTTCATCTGCTGGGAGTTGGTCGGCCTCGCCTCGTATTTGCTGATCGGATTCTGGTTTCACAAACCCTCCGCCGCCGCAGCTGCCAAAAAAGCCTTCCTCACCACCCGCATCGGCGATCTCGGCCTGCTGCTCGGCCTGCTCTGGCTCTCGGAAGCCGGCGGCTCGCTCCTATTTTTCGATAACGGCCACGGCGCGCTGGAAACCGCCACCCTCGCCGCGCTCTCCGGTAAAACCCTCGCCTGCTGCGGTCTCGCCCTGTCGACGGCCATTGGGTTGCTCATCTTCTGTGGTGCGATCGGCAAGTCCGGCCAGTTTCCCCTCCACGTCTGGCTGCCCGACGCGATGGAAGGCCCGACGCCCGTTTCCTCCCTTATCCACGCCGCCACGATGGTGGCCGCCGGCGTGTTTCTGGTCGCCCGGGTTTATCCGCTGATGTCCGCCGACGCCGTGCTTGCCGCCGTGCCGGTGCACGCGCTCACCGTCGTCGCCTTTATCGGCGCGATCACCGCGCTGATGGGTGCGCTGATCGCCTGCGCCCAAAACGACATCAAGCGCGTCCTCGCTTTCTCCACCGTTTCCCAGCTCGGTTACATGATGCTGGCGCTGGGCGTTGGCTCGTGGACGGCGGCGATTTTCCACCTGCTCACCCACGCCTTTTTTAAGGCGCTGCTGTTCCTCGGGGCCGGCTCGGTCATTCACGCCGCCCACCACGAACAGGATATTCGCCAACTGGGCGGACTGCGGACGCGGCTGAAAATCACCTTCGCCACCTTCGCCGTCGGCATGATGGCGCTCTCGGGCGTGCCGTTCCTGTTCTCCGGTTTCTGGAGCAAGGAAGGCATCCTCCACGCCGCCCACGGCTGGCACGTTTCCCACATGCCGCTCTACGCCGCGCTCGCCGCCGTGGTGCTGACCGCGTTCTACATGACCCGCCTCGTCGCCGAAACGTTCTTTGGCAAACCCCGGTCGCACGCCGCCGACCACGCCCACGAAAACTCCGCGGTCATGACCGTGCCACTCATCCTACTCGCGGTGTGCGCGGTGCTGCTGGGTTTCCTCGGCACGCCCGCGTATCCCTGGCTGCAAGCCACCCTCGCCGGCGAAGCGGTGCACGCCGACTTCGGCCACCTGCTCGAAGGCGGCGGCTTGATGGCCCTCTCCATCGGTCTAGTCGGCTCCGGCCTTGGTCTTGGCTGGTGGCTCTACGGCACCAAACTGCGCCAAACCGCCGAAGCCCACGACCCGCTCAGCACCGCCGCCCCGTCGGTCATGGCTGCCCTGGCCAACCGCCTCGGCTTCGACGAACTCTACGCCGCCACGGTCGGCCGCCTCAACGACCTGCTCGCCGCCTTTGCCCAAAAACTCGACCGCTACGTGATCGGCGGACTGGTTAACTTCGTCGCTCAGCTCGGGCTGTTTTCGGGTTCGGTTAACCGCCAGTTTGACGAGGACAACCTCAACGGCGGCTTCGACGCCGCGAGCGACGGCATCCGCGGCACGGGGCGGGTTTACGCAAAAGCGCAAACCGGCGAGGCCCACGGCTACCTGCGTGTCATCGCGGTGGCGTTCATCGTTCTGGTCCTCGTGTTGTCACTATCGCTAGGAGGTGCCCGATGA
- a CDS encoding NADH-quinone oxidoreductase subunit M, whose protein sequence is MNCLLTTIIFTPWFGALLLACNPRLSPRFTRLLALGFSLTTLGLAAVAWAVFQPSASGYQLVEQHAWIAWLNVSYHLGLDGMSLSLVALTGVIAPTALLASWKIDRDPRLFGRLFLLLQGAALGVFLALDFFPWFLFWELSLVPAFFLIKLWGGPGASRAAYQFVVYTISGSAFMLLGFAALFAKTGSFDFVALAALAKSGVLTAQLGQPVSIAIFVGVLLGLAVKVPLFPFHTWLPSAYSEAPTGASMFLTGIMSKMGVYGFLRILWPIFPEQLQAAAPVLTALALAGVVLGAFAAMAQTDLKRMVAYSSINHVSYCLLALFAVAGAGLYTPHTEAAQAALSGALLQMVNHGLSASALFFCVGILENRSGGRRGIHDFGGVRSSAPIFAGLCGVALFSSLGLPGLNGFVGEFLVFRGVFGLAPWAAVIGCLGLFATAYFLLTFWQRVFHGPEGPGVATFRDLSALEIITLTPTVVLMLVLGVWPQFLVSIFNPLVTSWAARLP, encoded by the coding sequence ATGAACTGCCTGCTCACGACGATCATTTTCACGCCGTGGTTCGGCGCGCTCCTGCTGGCGTGCAACCCACGGCTCAGTCCCCGTTTTACCCGCCTGCTCGCGCTCGGGTTCAGCCTTACGACGCTCGGGCTCGCCGCAGTGGCGTGGGCCGTCTTTCAACCGTCCGCTTCCGGCTACCAGCTGGTCGAGCAACACGCGTGGATCGCCTGGCTCAACGTCAGCTACCACCTCGGGCTCGACGGCATGAGCCTTTCATTGGTGGCTCTCACCGGGGTGATTGCCCCGACCGCGCTGCTGGCCTCGTGGAAAATCGACCGCGACCCGCGCCTGTTCGGCCGGTTGTTCCTGCTCCTCCAAGGCGCGGCCCTCGGCGTGTTTCTAGCCCTCGATTTCTTCCCGTGGTTCCTCTTCTGGGAACTGAGCCTGGTCCCGGCGTTCTTTTTGATAAAACTCTGGGGCGGCCCGGGTGCCTCGCGGGCGGCTTACCAATTCGTGGTCTATACGATCAGCGGCAGCGCGTTCATGCTGCTGGGGTTTGCCGCGCTGTTTGCGAAAACCGGCTCCTTTGACTTCGTCGCGCTGGCGGCCCTCGCCAAAAGCGGCGTGCTCACCGCCCAGCTCGGGCAGCCGGTGAGCATTGCGATTTTCGTCGGCGTGCTGCTCGGGCTCGCCGTCAAAGTACCGCTGTTCCCCTTCCACACCTGGCTGCCCTCGGCCTACTCCGAGGCCCCGACCGGCGCCTCGATGTTCCTCACCGGCATCATGTCGAAGATGGGCGTTTACGGTTTCTTGCGCATCCTCTGGCCGATCTTCCCCGAGCAGTTGCAGGCCGCCGCGCCCGTGCTCACCGCCCTCGCGCTGGCCGGTGTGGTGCTGGGAGCCTTTGCCGCAATGGCGCAGACCGACCTCAAACGCATGGTCGCCTACTCGTCGATTAACCACGTGAGTTACTGCCTGCTGGCGCTCTTCGCCGTCGCCGGTGCCGGCCTCTACACCCCGCACACCGAGGCGGCTCAGGCCGCGCTCAGCGGCGCGCTGTTGCAGATGGTTAACCACGGCCTGTCCGCCTCGGCGCTGTTCTTCTGCGTGGGGATTTTGGAAAACCGCTCTGGCGGCCGGCGCGGGATTCACGACTTCGGCGGCGTGCGCTCATCGGCGCCGATCTTCGCCGGCCTCTGCGGGGTAGCGCTGTTCTCCTCGCTGGGGCTTCCCGGACTCAACGGTTTCGTCGGCGAGTTTCTGGTGTTCCGCGGTGTGTTCGGACTCGCCCCATGGGCGGCAGTGATAGGCTGCCTCGGCCTGTTCGCCACCGCCTATTTCCTGCTGACCTTCTGGCAACGCGTCTTCCACGGCCCGGAAGGCCCCGGCGTCGCCACCTTCCGTGATCTCAGCGCTCTGGAAATCATCACGCTCACACCGACCGTCGTGCTGATGCTCGTTCTCGGCGTCTGGCCGCAATTCCTCGTCAGCATTTTTAACCCGCTGGTCACTTCGTGGGCCGCCCGCCTGCCATGA
- a CDS encoding NADH-quinone oxidoreductase subunit M produces the protein MNLLPYSIYLSFAGALLALAVGQRSAAAARVVALLTALAAWGVALVAAFGFKPTPELVTLVNVPWIPQLGVNYHLAADGISLTLVVLTGLAATAGVLFSWNIEERVGEFFAFYLALIGGVYGVFLSADAFVFFVFYEIAIVPKYFLIANWGSTNRQYGAMKLALYSFAGSALVLAGLLWVYATGHATGFGLSELTRAAPTLARADQLTVFALIFTGFAVLAGMFPFHTWAPTGHVAAPTGASMLLAGVVMKLGAYGCLRVAMPLIPAGLAFWQPAIAALAVIGIIYAGLVALVQDDFKFVIGYSSVSHMGFVILGLAAANPVAVSGAVLQMFSHGAIAGLLFAVVGRMVYERTHTRQLAELQKLPLHRLMPFSAVVFVIAGLASMGMPGFSGFPAELTLLIGTSQFSTVWAVCAAFGVLIAAAFTLRAIQVAFFGQASASVATANGGAHAEHGGPADAAHAYAPITWPEKTGALLLLAAIVLIGLKPDLLLNWIVPSLQSQAMRAIWTGGAQ, from the coding sequence ATGAACCTGCTGCCTTACTCCATTTACCTGTCGTTTGCCGGCGCGCTGCTCGCCCTGGCTGTCGGTCAACGCTCCGCCGCCGCCGCCCGCGTGGTGGCGTTGCTCACCGCGCTCGCAGCGTGGGGCGTTGCGCTGGTCGCCGCCTTCGGTTTCAAGCCCACGCCCGAGTTGGTGACCCTGGTCAACGTGCCGTGGATTCCCCAGCTCGGTGTTAATTACCACCTCGCCGCCGATGGCATCAGCCTGACGCTGGTGGTGCTCACCGGTTTGGCCGCCACCGCCGGCGTGCTGTTCTCCTGGAACATCGAGGAGCGGGTAGGGGAGTTTTTCGCCTTCTACCTCGCCCTGATCGGCGGGGTGTACGGTGTGTTCCTGAGCGCTGACGCGTTCGTGTTTTTCGTTTTCTACGAAATCGCGATCGTGCCCAAGTACTTCCTCATCGCGAACTGGGGTTCCACCAACCGCCAGTATGGCGCGATGAAACTGGCGCTCTATTCCTTTGCCGGCAGCGCGCTGGTGCTGGCCGGGTTGCTCTGGGTTTATGCCACGGGCCACGCCACCGGTTTCGGGCTGAGTGAACTGACGCGTGCCGCCCCCACTCTGGCGCGGGCCGACCAGCTCACCGTGTTTGCGCTGATCTTCACTGGCTTCGCCGTGCTGGCCGGCATGTTTCCCTTCCACACCTGGGCGCCGACCGGCCACGTCGCCGCGCCCACCGGTGCCTCGATGCTACTCGCTGGAGTGGTGATGAAACTCGGTGCCTATGGCTGCCTGCGCGTCGCCATGCCGCTGATACCCGCCGGCCTCGCCTTTTGGCAACCGGCCATCGCCGCTCTCGCCGTCATTGGAATTATCTACGCGGGGCTGGTCGCCTTGGTGCAGGACGATTTCAAATTCGTGATCGGTTACTCCAGCGTCAGCCACATGGGTTTTGTGATCCTGGGTTTGGCCGCCGCCAACCCGGTGGCGGTGTCGGGAGCGGTGTTGCAGATGTTTTCCCACGGGGCGATCGCCGGGCTGCTGTTCGCGGTGGTCGGCCGGATGGTCTACGAGCGCACCCACACGCGGCAGCTCGCCGAGTTGCAAAAACTCCCCCTGCACCGGCTGATGCCGTTCTCGGCGGTGGTGTTTGTTATCGCCGGACTGGCCTCGATGGGCATGCCGGGTTTTAGCGGTTTTCCCGCCGAACTCACGCTGCTGATCGGCACCTCTCAGTTTTCCACGGTCTGGGCGGTGTGCGCCGCTTTTGGAGTGCTGATCGCCGCCGCCTTCACGCTGCGCGCGATCCAAGTCGCGTTTTTTGGGCAAGCCTCGGCCTCCGTCGCCACGGCTAACGGTGGCGCGCACGCCGAACACGGGGGACCTGCCGACGCCGCTCACGCCTATGCGCCGATCACCTGGCCTGAAAAAACCGGCGCGCTGCTGCTGTTGGCTGCCATCGTGTTGATCGGCCTGAAACCTGATCTGTTGCTCAACTGGATCGTGCCCAGCCTGCAATCGCAGGCGATGCGCGCGATTTGGACCGGAGGTGCCCAATGA
- a CDS encoding NADH-quinone oxidoreductase subunit N → MINPSYAELAHAFQPEIILADGAVLVLAYDLIFGRRRAPGARLTASLVLGALTLIGALLASVAVGAVGGVYGNQFVLDDLAVGARCGVLVLALLTLGIAAGAKPPRHPAEYVAIILFATTGFTLMAAANHLLVAFAGLELASLSLYILVGFDKDRRDSAEAALKYFLFGGMATAFLLFGFSLIFGVTGELELSRIAAALAHTELSPLLMVALVMVLVAFGFKAAAAPFHLWAPDAYEGAPTPSAALIASASKLAGFTLFLRLLWPGLGGLAGDPAHGFGQAGGWITIVALLSGASLLLGNLAALAQTNLRRLLAYSAIAHTGVMLLGVVVADVVGFGGLYYYLLTYGVATAGAFGVIAVLERQGGCQKITDLAGLYRRSPLLAGCLTVFVLSLAGIPPLAGFFGKFSVFVAALQAGGLASPLGALTLLAIALSAVALYYYLAVLKQALVVAPSENVPATPVRVPVVTALTLLVAAGLIVALGLFPSWVLNPF, encoded by the coding sequence ATGATTAACCCCAGTTACGCCGAGCTCGCCCACGCGTTTCAACCCGAGATCATTTTGGCCGACGGCGCCGTGCTGGTGCTCGCCTACGATCTGATCTTCGGCCGCCGCCGCGCGCCCGGAGCGCGCCTCACGGCGTCGTTGGTACTCGGCGCGCTCACCCTGATCGGCGCACTGCTAGCATCGGTCGCAGTCGGAGCGGTCGGCGGGGTTTATGGAAACCAGTTTGTGTTGGATGATCTCGCCGTGGGGGCGCGCTGCGGCGTGCTCGTGCTGGCGCTGCTCACCCTCGGGATCGCGGCGGGAGCCAAGCCGCCCCGCCACCCGGCCGAATACGTGGCGATTATCCTGTTCGCCACCACCGGGTTCACACTGATGGCGGCGGCCAATCACCTGCTGGTCGCGTTCGCCGGGTTGGAACTCGCCAGCCTCTCGCTCTACATACTGGTAGGTTTTGACAAAGACCGGCGCGATTCCGCCGAGGCCGCACTCAAGTATTTCCTGTTTGGCGGCATGGCCACGGCGTTCCTTTTGTTCGGCTTCAGCCTGATCTTTGGGGTGACGGGTGAACTGGAGTTGTCGCGCATCGCCGCAGCGCTGGCCCACACCGAGCTGTCGCCCTTGTTAATGGTCGCGTTGGTCATGGTGCTGGTGGCGTTTGGCTTCAAAGCCGCCGCCGCGCCGTTCCACCTGTGGGCGCCCGACGCCTACGAAGGCGCCCCCACGCCCTCGGCTGCGCTGATCGCTTCGGCCTCGAAGCTGGCCGGTTTTACCCTGTTCCTGCGCCTGCTCTGGCCCGGGCTCGGCGGGCTGGCGGGCGATCCGGCGCACGGCTTCGGCCAGGCGGGCGGCTGGATAACGATTGTCGCGCTGTTATCGGGCGCCTCGCTGCTGCTGGGTAATCTGGCGGCGCTCGCTCAAACCAATCTGCGCCGTCTCCTGGCCTACTCCGCGATCGCCCACACCGGTGTGATGCTGCTCGGGGTGGTGGTGGCCGACGTGGTCGGTTTTGGCGGACTTTACTACTATTTGCTCACTTACGGTGTGGCGACGGCGGGCGCGTTCGGTGTGATCGCGGTGTTGGAGCGTCAAGGTGGTTGCCAAAAAATCACCGACCTGGCCGGACTTTACCGCCGCTCACCGCTGTTGGCCGGGTGTTTGACGGTGTTTGTGCTCTCGCTGGCGGGCATTCCGCCGCTGGCCGGTTTCTTTGGTAAATTCTCGGTCTTCGTCGCGGCGTTGCAGGCAGGCGGTTTGGCCAGCCCGTTGGGCGCCCTGACCCTGCTGGCCATCGCCCTGAGTGCGGTTGCGCTCTATTATTACCTCGCAGTTCTCAAGCAGGCCCTGGTCGTGGCGCCGAGCGAGAACGTCCCGGCCACGCCCGTTCGTGTGCCTGTGGTCACCGCACTCACGTTGCTGGTGGCGGCGGGCTTAATCGTTGCCCTGGGCCTCTTTCCGTCCTGGGTGCTCAATCCGTTCTGA
- a CDS encoding F0F1 ATP synthase subunit A, which translates to MSAVKSLALSTLLIASGATAFAAGGHEAASSLKDFIGVPVTNSILTSWVITLVIIFAIRWMVGTPKLVPSRGQAILEEALNGLRGLYEPIVGKKAMPMAFPVLVTLFIFIVLHNWSGLLPFVGTVGWGHVVDGSFHVETALIRPHTSELNGTIALALVSFGAWFVIVMRYAGPGLLIKDLFGNKADKKELAPAMYWGLSLVFIVVGVIEVVSIFIRPVTLSMRLFGNVFGGENLLHAMHFLPPFYFLELLVGFVQGLVFTLLTAVYIGLICNHGDDHADDHGDDHGDAKEAAH; encoded by the coding sequence ATGTCCGCTGTCAAATCCCTCGCCCTCTCGACGCTGCTCATCGCAAGCGGCGCGACCGCGTTCGCCGCTGGCGGACATGAAGCCGCCTCGTCCCTCAAGGACTTCATCGGCGTGCCCGTGACCAATAGCATTCTCACCAGCTGGGTGATCACCCTGGTCATCATTTTTGCGATTCGCTGGATGGTGGGAACGCCCAAGTTGGTGCCGTCGCGCGGTCAGGCCATCTTGGAGGAGGCCCTCAATGGGTTGCGCGGCCTGTACGAGCCGATCGTGGGTAAAAAAGCCATGCCGATGGCCTTCCCCGTACTGGTAACCTTGTTCATTTTCATCGTTTTGCACAACTGGTCGGGCCTCCTGCCCTTCGTTGGTACGGTGGGCTGGGGCCACGTGGTTGACGGCAGTTTCCACGTCGAAACCGCGCTGATCCGCCCGCACACCTCGGAACTGAACGGCACCATCGCCCTCGCGCTGGTTTCCTTCGGTGCTTGGTTTGTGATTGTGATGCGCTACGCCGGTCCCGGCCTGCTCATCAAAGACCTGTTCGGCAACAAGGCCGACAAAAAGGAACTCGCGCCCGCCATGTACTGGGGCCTGTCGTTGGTGTTCATCGTGGTCGGCGTGATCGAGGTCGTCTCGATCTTCATCCGCCCCGTGACGCTCTCGATGCGTTTGTTCGGCAACGTGTTCGGTGGTGAAAACCTCCTTCACGCCATGCACTTCCTGCCGCCTTTCTATTTCCTGGAGCTCCTCGTCGGCTTCGTTCAAGGTCTGGTTTTCACCCTGTTGACCGCCGTCTACATCGGCCTGATCTGCAACCACGGTGATGACCATGCCGACGATCACGGTGACGACCACGGCGACGCCAAAGAGGCCGCCCACTAA
- a CDS encoding ATPase: MFIAEITGNIASTGGLIAAAIAVGAIGTKAAEAVGRNPGASGKILVQSILGMALAEGLGLLALFLAK, translated from the coding sequence ATGTTCATCGCTGAAATCACTGGCAACATCGCATCCACGGGCGGCCTCATCGCCGCTGCTATCGCCGTAGGCGCCATCGGCACCAAGGCCGCTGAGGCCGTCGGTCGCAACCCCGGCGCTTCGGGCAAGATCCTCGTTCAGTCCATCCTCGGTATGGCGCTGGCTGAAGGTCTCGGTCTCCTCGCGCTGTTCCTCGCCAAGTAA
- the atpF gene encoding F0F1 ATP synthase subunit B, which yields MFSSLLAVITPAVEHATAAAHQAGAEGGGLVHDLVTKFGIDAKNVGMQLFSFSILAFVLYKFAIKPVLATMDQRNAKIEAGLANAQATAARLVEAQAEIAAQLKAAQLNANKVIDEARKTAKELSEREAAASTERTASQLAKALQAIDLEHKKMLADARTEIARLVVATTEQVLAKKLTEADRAAYNEAAARELTSV from the coding sequence ATGTTCTCTTCTCTCCTGGCTGTAATCACGCCCGCCGTTGAACACGCGACCGCCGCTGCCCACCAGGCTGGCGCCGAAGGTGGCGGTCTTGTCCACGACCTCGTCACCAAATTCGGTATCGACGCCAAGAACGTCGGCATGCAGCTGTTCAGCTTCAGCATCCTCGCCTTCGTTCTCTACAAGTTCGCGATCAAGCCGGTTCTGGCCACCATGGACCAGCGCAACGCCAAGATCGAAGCCGGTCTGGCCAACGCCCAGGCCACCGCCGCCCGCCTCGTCGAGGCCCAGGCCGAAATCGCCGCCCAGCTCAAGGCGGCCCAGCTCAACGCCAACAAGGTCATCGATGAGGCCCGCAAGACCGCCAAAGAGCTGTCCGAGCGCGAAGCCGCCGCCTCCACCGAGCGCACCGCCTCCCAGCTGGCCAAGGCTTTGCAGGCCATCGACCTCGAGCACAAGAAGATGCTCGCCGACGCCCGCACCGAGATCGCCCGCCTCGTGGTCGCCACCACTGAGCAGGTCCTCGCCAAGAAACTCACCGAAGCTGACCGCGCCGCCTACAACGAGGCTGCCGCTCGCGAGCTCACCTCCGTCTAA
- a CDS encoding F0F1 ATP synthase subunit delta → MVTGKAQIQQLVRQLFKLSLVDGRISSEQVAGILGYVEKHHPVNAVTILTAYQRVIATEVAKGIAVVEHSGPVSAAALASIATSLSARYQRPVTTQTKANPGLFAGIRVRIGDDLFESSVAGQLAALSASA, encoded by the coding sequence ATGGTCACCGGCAAAGCCCAGATCCAGCAGCTCGTTCGCCAGCTTTTTAAGCTGAGCCTCGTCGACGGGCGTATCTCCAGCGAGCAAGTCGCTGGCATCCTCGGTTACGTGGAGAAGCACCACCCGGTTAACGCGGTGACGATTCTCACCGCCTACCAGCGCGTGATCGCCACCGAAGTCGCCAAGGGCATCGCCGTCGTCGAGCATTCCGGCCCCGTCAGCGCGGCCGCACTCGCTTCGATCGCCACCTCGCTTTCCGCCCGTTACCAGCGCCCGGTTACCACCCAAACCAAGGCCAATCCGGGCCTGTTCGCCGGTATCCGCGTTCGCATCGGCGACGACCTTTTCGAGTCCTCGGTCGCCGGCCAACTCGCTGCTCTTTCTGCCAGCGCCTGA
- a CDS encoding F0F1 ATP synthase subunit alpha, whose amino-acid sequence MSTVIEQIEQQIAKLSNKAVRKNTGIIRTVADGVAKIDGLSDVAYNEMIQFPNGVIGIALNLGTDEVGAVVLGDVSQLKEGDEVSTTGKLLSVPVGKGLLGRCVDALGNPVDGKGPLGTTETYPVEKIAPGVMSRKSVSQPLFTGIQAIDSMIPIGRGQRELIIGDRGTGKTTIAIDTIINQANINKVGLASGDPKFRPVYSVYVAIGQKNSNIVRTISALEAAGALEFTAIVAAPAADNAANQYLAPFSGAAIGEWFMENGMDALIVYDDLSKHAVAYRQISLILKRPSGREAYPGDVFYLHSRLLERSARLDGKGSLTALPIIETQAGDVSAYIPTNVISITDGQVFLETDLFNQGIRPAVSVGLSVSRVGSAAQIKVTKQVGGKLKGELAQFRELAAFAQFGSDLDAKTKAQLDRGGRIVELFKQPALSPVSIELQAITIFALQRGFYDALDIKKVNAASVSIREFFKNRKDALLTEIRTKAALDKDLEAKIVTALEEWKSTYSA is encoded by the coding sequence ATGTCCACGGTCATCGAACAAATCGAACAGCAGATCGCGAAGCTTTCCAACAAAGCCGTCCGCAAGAACACCGGTATCATCCGTACCGTCGCCGATGGCGTCGCCAAAATCGACGGCCTCTCGGACGTCGCCTACAACGAGATGATCCAGTTCCCCAACGGGGTCATCGGCATCGCCCTGAACCTGGGCACCGACGAGGTCGGCGCCGTCGTTCTCGGCGACGTTTCCCAGCTCAAGGAGGGCGACGAAGTGTCCACCACCGGAAAACTCCTCTCCGTTCCCGTCGGCAAAGGCCTGCTCGGTCGTTGCGTTGACGCCCTCGGCAACCCCGTGGACGGCAAGGGCCCGCTCGGCACCACCGAGACCTATCCCGTGGAAAAGATCGCCCCCGGCGTTATGTCCCGTAAGTCGGTTTCCCAACCGCTCTTCACCGGTATCCAAGCCATCGATTCCATGATCCCGATCGGCCGCGGTCAGCGCGAGCTGATCATCGGCGACCGTGGCACCGGCAAGACCACCATCGCGATCGACACGATCATCAATCAGGCGAACATCAACAAGGTCGGCCTTGCTTCCGGCGACCCCAAGTTCCGCCCCGTTTATTCCGTTTACGTCGCGATCGGCCAGAAGAACTCCAACATCGTTCGCACCATCTCTGCCCTCGAGGCCGCTGGTGCCCTGGAGTTCACCGCGATCGTCGCCGCTCCCGCCGCCGACAACGCCGCCAACCAATACCTTGCGCCCTTCTCTGGTGCCGCCATAGGCGAATGGTTCATGGAAAACGGCATGGATGCCCTCATCGTTTATGATGACTTGTCCAAGCACGCCGTCGCTTACCGCCAGATCTCGCTCATCCTGAAGCGCCCCTCCGGTCGTGAGGCGTATCCGGGCGATGTGTTCTATTTGCACTCCCGCCTGCTCGAGCGTTCGGCTCGCCTCGACGGCAAGGGCTCGCTCACCGCGTTGCCCATCATCGAGACCCAGGCCGGCGACGTGTCCGCCTACATCCCGACCAACGTGATCTCGATCACGGATGGCCAGGTGTTCCTTGAGACCGACTTGTTCAACCAAGGTATCCGTCCCGCCGTGTCGGTCGGTCTGTCCGTGTCGCGCGTCGGTTCTGCCGCGCAGATCAAGGTCACCAAGCAGGTCGGTGGTAAGCTCAAGGGTGAGCTCGCCCAGTTCCGCGAATTGGCCGCCTTCGCCCAGTTCGGTTCTGACCTCGACGCCAAGACCAAGGCCCAGCTGGACCGCGGTGGCCGCATCGTGGAATTGTTCAAGCAGCCCGCCCTGAGCCCGGTTTCCATCGAACTCCAAGCGATCACGATCTTCGCGCTTCAGCGCGGGTTCTATGACGCTTTGGACATCAAAAAGGTGAACGCCGCCTCGGTTTCCATCCGCGAGTTCTTCAAGAACCGCAAGGACGCGCTGCTCACCGAGATCCGCACCAAGGCCGCCTTGGACAAGGACCTCGAAGCCAAGATCGTCACCGCTCTCGAAGAGTGGAAGTCCACCTACAGCGCCTGA